In Sphingobacterium thalpophilum, a genomic segment contains:
- the ric gene encoding iron-sulfur cluster repair di-iron protein, translated as MIKSPLLEVFNIEPRLKHPTIFDHFDALDSGESFIIKNDHDPKPLYYQLLGERGKDLIWNYLESGPEYWQVRLGKPLESETLETVGHIAAKDIRKAEVLKQLGVDFCCGGKQTLKEAAHSVGLDEIELRRRLNQSEELPIAGPPLNFKDWDIDFLSDYIKNVHHRYVREKGPIIQELAHKVADVHAQQHPELVNLSKELDAFLDDLYHHLDKEEKQLFPATKNEQELTSKQVEQLIQFLISEHEDSGKELQQLRKITQNYTLPANACNSYTSLFSQIESFESDLLQHIHLENNILFPKLLASYGVQMN; from the coding sequence ATGATTAAATCACCGTTATTGGAGGTTTTCAATATAGAACCTCGACTTAAACACCCGACCATATTTGATCACTTCGATGCCCTGGATTCGGGCGAGTCATTTATTATCAAAAACGATCATGATCCTAAACCGCTCTATTATCAGTTGCTGGGTGAACGTGGAAAGGATCTCATTTGGAATTATCTTGAATCGGGGCCCGAATACTGGCAGGTTCGCCTTGGCAAACCGCTCGAAAGCGAAACACTGGAAACCGTTGGCCATATTGCTGCCAAGGATATCCGCAAGGCCGAAGTTTTAAAACAGCTTGGGGTAGATTTTTGTTGCGGTGGTAAGCAGACGCTTAAGGAGGCCGCTCATAGTGTTGGTCTCGATGAAATTGAATTGCGCAGACGGTTAAACCAATCCGAAGAGCTTCCTATAGCCGGCCCACCGCTAAATTTTAAAGATTGGGATATCGATTTTTTAAGTGATTATATTAAGAATGTTCATCATCGGTATGTCCGGGAAAAAGGACCGATTATTCAGGAACTTGCACATAAAGTGGCCGATGTGCATGCACAGCAGCATCCCGAGCTGGTCAACTTGTCCAAAGAACTCGATGCCTTTCTTGATGACCTTTACCATCATTTGGATAAAGAGGAGAAGCAGCTCTTTCCGGCAACCAAGAATGAACAAGAATTGACCAGCAAACAGGTAGAGCAGCTCATTCAATTTTTGATTTCCGAACACGAAGATTCAGGAAAGGAACTTCAGCAGTTGCGCAAAATTACCCAAAATTACACATTGCCAGCCAATGCCTGCAATTCCTACACGTCATTATTTTCACAGATCGAATCTTTCGAATCCGATCTTTTGCAGCATATCCACCTGGAGAATAATATTTTATTTCCAAAGTTGCTCGCGAGCTACGGTGTTCAAATGAATTAA
- a CDS encoding ABC transporter permease subunit: protein MNKIIRYVFVDLLRNKTILCYTILLFVLSMTVYSMEDNYEKGLLSLLNIVLFVVPLMSIIFSGIYIYQSSEFINCLVSQPLQRQSIWGSLYVGLAGALSLAFFIGVGIPTFIYAFSSSGITLVGCGLLLSLIFVSIAMWTSVLIRDKSKGIGLAILLWLYFTLLFDALVLFILFQFADYPIEHGMVALSMLNPIDICRILILLQVDLSAMMGYTGAIFRDFFGNTFGIAITLLVMLLWCLIPLGLSIRYFKKKDL from the coding sequence ATGAATAAAATTATACGCTACGTTTTTGTGGATCTCTTGCGCAACAAGACCATTTTATGCTACACCATATTACTCTTTGTACTTTCCATGACGGTCTATAGCATGGAGGACAACTATGAAAAGGGATTACTCAGTCTACTGAATATTGTGTTGTTTGTAGTTCCGCTGATGAGTATCATTTTTTCAGGCATCTATATCTACCAGAGTTCCGAGTTTATCAATTGCCTTGTCAGTCAGCCTTTGCAACGGCAAAGCATTTGGGGCAGCCTGTATGTGGGTCTGGCAGGTGCACTTAGTTTAGCTTTTTTTATTGGCGTTGGCATACCAACTTTTATCTATGCATTTAGCTCTTCGGGAATTACTTTGGTCGGTTGCGGACTGTTACTTTCTTTGATTTTCGTTTCGATCGCGATGTGGACATCTGTATTGATCAGAGATAAGTCGAAGGGGATAGGATTGGCAATTTTGCTTTGGCTTTATTTCACGCTGCTTTTTGACGCACTGGTGCTTTTCATCCTATTTCAGTTTGCGGATTATCCCATCGAACATGGAATGGTTGCACTGTCCATGCTCAATCCCATCGATATCTGTCGCATCCTTATTTTATTACAGGTCGATCTATCCGCGATGATGGGCTATACAGGGGCGATATTTCGGGATTTCTTCGGTAATACATTCGGCATTGCGATCACCCTGTTGGTCATGTTGCTCTGGTGCCTCATTCCTCTAGGGCTATCTATTCGCTATTTTAAGAAAAAGGATTTATAA
- a CDS encoding ABC transporter ATP-binding protein, translating into MISIQQLTKSFGKFNALKGIDLTLNGGECVALIGPNGSGKTTLIKSVLGMVMPSAGRITFEGQDIGKQWAYRNHIGYMPQIGQYPENMSIKQVLDMIKDIRKQPQADSDLYQAFGVDKLLEKRMETLSGGTRQKVSACIAFMFDPKVLILDEPTAGLDPLSTEILKDKIKKEIGRGKLIIISSHVLSDLDEFVSQIVFLQEGELKFHKSLQQLKEDTGTEKLSKAIAYLMQNRDLSN; encoded by the coding sequence ATGATTAGTATCCAGCAGTTAACGAAAAGCTTTGGAAAATTCAATGCATTAAAGGGCATTGATCTGACCTTGAATGGCGGCGAATGCGTTGCCTTAATTGGCCCCAATGGCAGTGGTAAGACTACTTTGATCAAGTCTGTCCTAGGTATGGTCATGCCGAGTGCCGGACGGATCACTTTTGAAGGACAGGACATTGGAAAGCAATGGGCTTATCGGAACCATATCGGCTATATGCCGCAGATCGGTCAATATCCTGAGAATATGTCCATCAAACAGGTCCTGGATATGATCAAAGATATCCGTAAACAGCCCCAGGCGGATTCGGATCTTTATCAGGCTTTTGGCGTGGACAAGCTGTTGGAAAAACGGATGGAAACGCTTTCCGGTGGCACAAGACAAAAAGTAAGTGCCTGTATCGCATTTATGTTTGACCCCAAAGTACTCATCCTGGATGAACCTACAGCAGGACTGGATCCTCTGTCTACCGAAATTCTCAAGGATAAAATCAAAAAAGAAATCGGACGCGGTAAACTGATCATCATCAGTTCCCATGTGCTTAGTGATCTCGATGAATTTGTATCGCAGATTGTCTTTCTGCAGGAAGGAGAGCTGAAGTTTCATAAGAGTTTGCAGCAATTAAAAGAAGATACAGGTACTGAAAAGCTATCTAAAGCAATCGCTTATTTGATGCAGAACCGCGACCTGTCTAATTAG